A window of Candidatus Nitrospira allomarina genomic DNA:
TGGTTGATTTGAAAGCTGCCTTTGGTGTTTTAAAGGTTTAACGGGATCTGACAGAATGGTGATGGTTTGATAAAAAACCGGCACCCCTTGAGAAACGTGAGACTGCATTTGCATAAAAGATGTCCATGTGAGTGAGATATCCCATTTTATAGGGAAAGCTCCCTCCTATGCCGGGGGAATAAACATGTCTGTTATCATTCAGCAATTCGAACCAGGAACCTTGAAGGCCAAAGTACAAACTAGAACCGTTCACGCCCTGCACCGAGGCGCGATTCATAGGATTCCCACCCGTTTCGAGTTGGTGGAACAAGCTGGGGTCAATTTTCTCATTCGAGTGGTCTCCAATCTGGTCAGGAAGGCTCAGGCAAGCGTCGATCAACCGCATACTTCCAAGTCTGGTAATATGGATCAGGACCCCTTTCTGCCTTACGATCCCGATTTGTTTGTGGCGGACATTTCCGATACCCATGTGTGTTTATTGAATAAATTTAATGTTCTGGATCATCACATCCTCATGGTGACGCGATCGTTTCAGAAACAGGAATCCTTCCTCACACTGAGTGATATCGAAGCCCTGTTATTGTGTTTGATCGAATTCGAAGGATTGGCCTTTTATAATGCTGGGGAAGCTGGTGGCGCGAGTCAACGACATAAGCATTTGCAAATGGTTCCTCTTCCCCTGACGGCTGAAATGTCTCATCTTCCTATTGAACCCCTTTTGGATAGAGCCCGATTCGGGGGGACGATTGGGAGAGCTCCCGGTCTTCCTTTTTCCCATGTTTTGGTCCGGATGAACCCGGAATGGATTGCCTCTCCCTTGAAAGGGGCACCAGAGTTGCTGAATCAATATCTGCGTATGTTGCAGATTCTCGGCTTGGCGGACAGTGGAACGGGAGAGGAAATTAGAAGCCCTGGTCCTTATAATTTACTGGTCACACGACAGTGGATGTTAGTGGTTCCTCGGTCCACCGAGTGTTTTGAAGGCATTTCCGTGAATGCCCTGGGGTTTGCCGGAGCCTTGTTGGTGAAGAATCAAACGCAGCTTGATCGATTGAAAAGCTGTGGACCAATGACCGCACTTCGTCACGTGGCCTTATGCTAGGGGGATTTTTCCATGTTTCCCTCTTGCACTTCCATGAGTATACTGAAGCCTAGTTTGTGGTGTTGCGAGTGTCTGTGGTCTCTAATGCTCAAATCGAGAGGGAAGAAAACACTATGGATCTTCAAATTGACAGTCGAAATGTGACAATGACCCCACGGTGGAAAACGGAGATTGAAAGTCGGATGGCCGATCTCCAGGCCGGCCATGAGGACCTGATCCACGGGCGGGTGACGCTCACAAAAAACGCCCATCACAAAAAATCTCAAAATGTGGCCGAAGCCCTGGTGGTTGTCACGATGCCTGGCCGTCATACCCTGACGGCGAGAAAAGAGGAAAAGACGTTCGAAGAGGCGATCCGTGCAGCATTCTTTGCCATGGCAATCGAAGTGAAGAAGTTTCGGGACAAACGGGCCTCCAAAGAAATACGTGTCCCTCCTATTCCGTTACGCGGAGTGATCTCTAAATTGTTTCCCAAGGAAGGATATGGTTTTCTTCTCCAGGACGGAGGAGGCGAGGTCTACTTTCACAAAAATGCGGTACACGGAATGAAATTCGAGGAACTTGAGGATGGGGTGGAGGTTTCCTTCAATGTGGAAGACGGGGAGAAGGGGCCACAGGCAACCACGGTTAATCCACTTCCCAGTGTCCCGGGAGCCGTCGATAAAGCTGCCTTCTCCTGAAGTGGCTTGACCAATAAACTCAGGGATTCCGGAAGAATTTTCCTCC
This region includes:
- a CDS encoding ATP adenylyltransferase family protein; this encodes MSVIIQQFEPGTLKAKVQTRTVHALHRGAIHRIPTRFELVEQAGVNFLIRVVSNLVRKAQASVDQPHTSKSGNMDQDPFLPYDPDLFVADISDTHVCLLNKFNVLDHHILMVTRSFQKQESFLTLSDIEALLLCLIEFEGLAFYNAGEAGGASQRHKHLQMVPLPLTAEMSHLPIEPLLDRARFGGTIGRAPGLPFSHVLVRMNPEWIASPLKGAPELLNQYLRMLQILGLADSGTGEEIRSPGPYNLLVTRQWMLVVPRSTECFEGISVNALGFAGALLVKNQTQLDRLKSCGPMTALRHVALC
- a CDS encoding HPF/RaiA family ribosome-associated protein; protein product: MDLQIDSRNVTMTPRWKTEIESRMADLQAGHEDLIHGRVTLTKNAHHKKSQNVAEALVVVTMPGRHTLTARKEEKTFEEAIRAAFFAMAIEVKKFRDKRASKEIRVPPIPLRGVISKLFPKEGYGFLLQDGGGEVYFHKNAVHGMKFEELEDGVEVSFNVEDGEKGPQATTVNPLPSVPGAVDKAAFS